Within Fusarium fujikuroi IMI 58289 draft genome, chromosome FFUJ_chr08, the genomic segment GAGTAGTTCAAGCTCGTTAAGAATTCGCGAGGGGCTTGAGGTGACGTAGATCTTCTTGATTGCAACGTAACGTGCCTTGCGACGGGGACGGTGAGACACAGGACTGTCGGTTGCTTTGGGCGGTGGTGTCCATTTTGAGGAATCGTCTTCATAGTCCCAGCTGTTGTCGTAGTGGTCGTACATAATATCCTCGGCTTTGTAGACGGTAGAGAAGGTTCCTGGCAACATTTGTTAATCTCAATGGGGCGCAAATGGGAGAAATGGGAATGTACCTTCACCGATGCGTTTGATCAACCGATACCGATTGCGAAAACCAGGAAAGTCATTCTGTAACTTTTCCATGTCTGCTTGAACGGTCCGGTCAACGGCTTCGTCTTcagactcctcctcctcctcctcctcctcctcctcttcctcttcctggGGCTCTTCTTGCGGTTGTTGCGGTTGGTGTTGGGcgtgctgttgctggtgttgcAATTGCTGAatgtgctgttgttgatgcgCCTGCTGGAATGACTGAACGCGTTCGTCTTCATCTATTggagctgcttcttcagtGCGCTCCTCTTCAACCATCATCTCCGTATCCTCCGTCCTCAAATCCTCATGGATATCGAAGTGCTCTTCGACATGCTGATGAACCGCAGCGCTCATGATCGCTTTGTAATACAGAAAATGCACCCAGTAAAAATCAACTTCGCTTCAGCCGCCTTGAACTCTCACAGGTAGAAACAAACTTAAgcaaaagaacaagactttGTTATTGGCCCTTCAGAGCATCCACGGGTTGCAAATGCAGTCGAGGTTGGAGGGGCTTGAAGATTAAAGCCAGCCTCGATGAATGGTTGCAAGGGTCTGATAGGCTCAACGCGCTGTCTTTTTAGCGGGACATGGAGGGGAAGGGTTCTGAGTGGTCGCGTtgaacaaaacaaaaacaatCGTTGCCCAGGGGTTGGCTCACGTCCCCTCAGCCAAATCTAAATCCCCTCCACCGACTCGGTACTAAGCTTGCATTGTCAACAAGCACCAAACGGTCAGGTTTAACGGGTCTGGTATTACCTGGTCGCAATACGTTCAGCGCATAAGGCACGCTTAGTCCTTTATCATTTTGTGATACCCTTTCATTAGGTTTTGCCGTTCTTACCGCTTCATTTCTTTCCCTCTTGTCGCTCGCTACTTGCGACGACACTGTCGAATCGCCCGCCATGGATACCATTGACTTTGACCTCAACGATGCCTTGAAGCACTACATGTCGGACCCAGCCAGCATTTCAACGCCTGAAGCTGATGGGGCTCTCTTCGACTGCGAAAATGACCCCGAAGCCCTTACACTCCCTGTCGTTAACTCTGTCCTGAACCCTATCGTCGACGCAGTCGCCGATAATCCAGATGCCATCATGCGCGCCTCCCACATGGACTCGCTGCAGTTCCTCCTCAAGTTAGCCCCCATATCCCTCCATCATTCACCTGATACTCCGACTGTGGGACAACATTCTGAGCTAGAAAATCCCAGATACACAGCACATCTTCCCACCCACGCCCTAAGCAAGATCTTCGACCTTGTTATGAGCGGCTTGAGTGCAGAGGCCGACTCTGTTCACTCCGATATCGACTCCCCCGACGAGCAAGACTCAGTACCCCACCACAAGAAACTACTCGAGATATACGGTTTCCTTTTGCAATGGACGATCGCTGCTGTCGAGACCAAGGCCGCTGAGAAGTCGTCAGCGGCACCGGCTGCTAGAGGACGCggaaaggcaaagaagggGGCTGCAAAGGATAAGGATGCAGCTTGGGATTCGGCTACACAGCTTCAAGGAGCCTTGGAAGTTATGTGCAAGGTCCTTAAGCTCAAactctccaagatctttcTCACAACAAGCGAACGAGATACGTTCATTGGCCTTCTTACCCGACCAGTTTACATGGTTTTGGAGAGTGAGCAACGAGTCAAGACAACAACCATCCGAATGCACTGCTTCAAAGTCCTTTGTGTTGCAGTGAAGCATCATGGACATGGATATGGTAAGCACCTCGAAGTGTCCAGATCAAGTGAAGTGCTGACAACTGAAAGCGGCGCAAATCAACATCATTCAGAATTTGACATATTTCGAGCACTTGTCGGAACCCATGGCCGAGTTCCTACACATCCTAGCAGAAACTTATGACTATCCTCAGCTCGCTGACGAGGTATTACGCGAAATCAGTAACAAAGAATTCAACTCCAACGATACTAGAGGACCTAAGTCTGTTTCTTCCTTTATTGCCAAGCTTTCTGAGTTAGCGCCACGATTGGTGATTAAGCAGATGACAATGCTTGCGAAGCAATTGGACAGCGAGGTAGGTTTTCATGGATATGTCGTGGGCTGTTAGCTAACTAGAGCAGTCGTATACTCTTCGATGTGCTCTTATCGAGGTCTGTGGAAACATGGTTGGCTACCTCAGCAAGCAAGATGAGCGCAGCGAGAACCACAAGTCCCAACTGAACGCCTTTTTCGATGTGCTGGAAGAGCGATTCCTCGACATCAACCCCTACTGCCGGTGCAGAACTCTCCAAGTGTACATGCGACTTTGTGATCTTGCGCAAAAGTTTCCCAAGCGACGACAAAAGGCTGCAGAACTCGCCTGTAGAAGTCTGGAAGACAAGAGCAGCAATGTCCGACGTAACGCAATTAAGCTTCTAGGCACACTCATCAAGACACATCCTTTCACAGTCATGCACGGCGCCCAACTGTCAAGAAAGGAGTGGCAGGCTCGTTTGGACATGGTGCAGGAGGAGCTGGATGCTCTCAAGCCTCCCCCTGGTGTCCCTGGCTTTGGAGGCGATCAGGCGAACACGACCGTCGacaatgagcttcttgatgaggcGACACAACTTGGCTCTCCTCAGAAGCCTACCCAGAtgactgaagaggagaaggctgctgctatCAAAAAGGCACAGGAGGAAGCTGCTACAAGTGAAGCTATTGAGAAGTTGACACTCACCCGGAGATACTACAACGAGGCTCTCAAGTTTATCGATGTTATCCACGACGCCACCACCACGATCTGCCAGCTCCTCGGGTCAAGGAACAAGAGCGAGGTTATTGAGGCCATGGACTTCTTTGAGGTCGGTGACGCCTACAATATTGAGCAGAACAAGGTCGGTATTCGACGTATGCTTCGACTCATCTGGACCAAGGGCAATAGCGATGAAGGAAAGGGTGTCCAGACACACTTGATCGAATGTTACAGGCGACTCTTCTTTGAGGCACCTGACTCGTTCAGTCCTAATGATTCGGCGATTTACATCGCGCGCAACATGATCAGTTTGACCTTTGGCGCGACACCCGCTGAGCTGACATCGCTTGAGCAGCTCTTGGCGACAATGATGAAGGGCGGCATGATCCCCGAAGTTGTTATCAACAAGCTTTGGCAAGTCTATGGTGTTCAGAAACGGGAGATCTCCCGCACTCAGCGCCGAGGTGCCATCATTGTTTTGGGAATGCTGGCAACTGCAAACCCTGAGATTGTGGTTGGTGAGATGGAGACCATGCTTCGGACTGGCCTTGGTCTGCATGGACACAATGATCTTCAGTTGGCCAAGTTTACATGCATTGCTTTGAGGCGTATTAACCCATCTGGACGACAGTCTAAGGACTCTCCTGTGAAGTTCTCACGATTGCCAAACGACCACGCTGTGTCCGTCAGATTGGCTGCCATCACCGAGGTTCCTTCAGACAGCAAGGAGTGGTATGGAGTAGCAGAACAGGCCATCAACGCCATTTATGCTATTTCTAAGCATCCCGATACCCTCTGCTCAGACCTCATCCGACGAAAAGCACGACAGGTGTTTGGACAGTCCCGCTCCCCACCATCCTCCCAGCCCAGCTCACGCCCTACATCGCGAGATGAGACAAAGGTTGCGCCAACAGCTGACCAGACTGCGACCCAGggggagaagaaaaaacGCGACAATGCCATCGCTCTGTCTCAGCTTCTGTTCATCGTCGGCCACGTTGCCATCAAGCAAATTGTTCATCTTGAGCTGTGTGAACTCGACTTCAAGCGCCGAaagcaggagaaggagaaggcagCGCCCGCTAAAaacgacaaggacaaggaagatgatgcggatgagcttgatctgATCGGAGGCACAACAGAGGATGACTTTACAGAAGCCATGGCACACATTCGTGAGCGAGAGCTTCTATACGGGCCCAACTCTCTACTAGCCGTCTTTGGCCCGCTGGTATCAGAAATATGCGCCAACAACACAACATACGCCGATAAGGGACTCCAGGCCGCCGCGACACTCTGTCTCGCTAAGCTCATGTGTGTGTCTGCCGAGTACTGTGAAGCAAACTTGCCGCTGCTCATCACTATCATGGAGCGTTCGCCCAACGCCACTGTCCGAAGCAATGCTGTTATCGCGCTGGGTGACATGGCAGTCTGCTTCAATCATCTCATTGATGAGAACACCGACTTCCTTTACCGCAGACTGGCTGACGACGATGCGTCCGTCAAGCGAACTTGTCTCATGACATTGACGTTCCTGATCCTCGCTGGacaggtcaaggtcaagggtcAGCTTGGCGAGATGGCCAAATGTTTGGAGGACGAAGATCGCAGGATCGCTGATTTGGCGAGAATGTTCTTCACCGAGCTCAGCACCAAGGACAATGCTGTGTACAACCACTTTGTCGACATGTTCAGTCTGCTCAGCGCTGGCGGGAAtatggaggaagagagctTCCGCAGGATTGTCAagttccttcttggctttgttgaAAAGGTATGTGGTGCACTCATGGTTGAACAAGCAATAACTAACGCATTGGCCAGGACAAACACGCCAAACAGCtggccgagaagcttgccGCACGACTCAACCGTTGTGAGACAGAGCGACAATGGAACGATGTTGCATATGCGTTGGGCATTTTGCAACATAAGAATGAAGAGATTACAAAGCTGGTATCTGAAGGCTACAGAGTCATTCAATCCTCTGCTTAAGCGTGTTGGAGTCGCATCTTGGGATTGGCTAAAATGATGCTATGAGTGATGCGAAATGGAATGTAACGATGAACATATAGATGGCCAGGTTGGGTGGAGATGCGTTGGTTTGAGTTTTCGCGATAGATACCAGTGTTATGAAAGAATTTTGGTATTGAAGCTTGTGTTGCCTCCACTTTTATTGtaatgttgttgagaagacttGATAGCTGAAGTAGTATCTGTTTTGTATGAGTTGTATGATGCTTGTTACGTTTCACGATGTTTGTCACCTGCTCGACAACGCTCAAAGGCAACATCCCCGGTAGTCTGTAATACTTCAGATATAAACACGCCGACAACGTTGGCCTGGTATACGTATACAATGCGCATGTGACTCAATTGTTCCATTCTGAGCTCAACTGGTGATGAATTTTCGCATCCCGAATTGATCTAGGGTAGTCACTGACACGCCACCAACTGAGACCACTTCTGCGTCGCGAgacaacctacctacctagtctAAGCTAAGGCCAAGCCCCACACAAGCTGTCCAAGTGATAGCCTCGGTCATGGCATCCGTGATCAAGTAACAAAGGATCAAAAGGGTTGGGGAACTTGACAAAGAGATAATGTCATTGCTTTGGATCAAGTGGATGCAGCAGCTTAATTGAGTCCTTTGTGCTTTACCCCTTTTCCCTGGGATTCGAGCTGTAAAGTATAACTCGAGCTTGCTGCGTTGATGATTGAATGATGTGACGGGGGGTCAGCACTCCAGCTCCAGGTACAAAAAGGGCGGGTCTTCCCACCTAGGTTTGTTTCTCTGAGCGGCAGTTGTACTGTATCGAGCCCATCATAGGACGAAACTTGGTGATCTATTCCTAACCTGATTGGTTCATTTCGTGGTAAGCTCTCTCTATGACCCTGCTGATGGATATGAATATTGTTAACATATAACTAACATAAGTTCTTGTTATCAGTCACTttacaacaacaacagtctTGACGTCCAATTCTGACATCTTATCGCTCCCCGACTCTCGTGTTGCTCCACATTTCTATTCCCACCTTAGACTTGAGTTGctcttttgtttctgtttcttatTCTTGTCGATAAGATAAAGATAGTGAAACAAAACCGCTTCTGCTGTCTTGACTTGTCCAACATCACGTCGCACTTGTTACCGCAGAGCTTGgaccaactccaactcccaCCCACGATCGCGATCGCGGAGAATCAACTGCGCCACCAATTTACATTACGGTAGGCGCCGCGATAACGTTCCAGCGCCTCCGAGTCTCTCAGCGTCCACCCAAGCTGAGGTTCTCACCTACCCAGCCAGCCACGTGATCGCGCTCATTGAAAACAGtacaaggaagaagctggtcCGCGCTACAAGCTGTGCCAACCTAGTGCGTCACCTTGTACGAGCTTTCTTTCGTAGCATCAAGGACAAAAAAAGACACCAGCAAAGCGATTCAAGTTATCAGTACGAATCAATTCTACCAGTACCATTACTCACGCTGTTCAAGCCTGCGAAGAATTGTCCATTGAGAAGAACCAACGCGATTGCGACTGCGATTTGCACGTGCGACTGCGACGGCGCGCTGATTCACTTTCGCGACGATCTGCTGGTGAGGCCATGGGCTTGACTGGTGCGCCTGCGCCGCGAAGGATTAAAGAAAGGGGAGCTCGCTAGGTACGTTTCTTTGTCACTAAGGATCACTAGCGACTTTATCCACTCAGCCTTTCACCAAGTTTTATCTGGCAAGTTCCGATGAATGCGAGCTAATCTTCGTGATCAGAGGCTACCGATATCATCGCAAGAACCCTTACACACATTTTACCTACCAACGATACACACAATGCACGACAAGATCGTCCCCCTGGGCTCGCGCCTACATTACCCTATCATCGTTACGAAACTCCTCAAGAAACCCGGCGATACGatcaagaaacaagaaagCATTTTCGAGTACAAGTTCCACTGGAAGCGCAAGGTTAACGAAGAGACTTGGAACGATGAAACCACATACACCGAGTTCGACAGCCCCGCCGAAGGCAAGCTCAAACAATGGCGCATCCGCGAAGGCCAGGAGATCGCGGCTGACTCGCCCTGTCTGATGGTTGAAGAAGCGTGTGGTCATGAAGTTCAGGTGCAGGGTCTTTGCAGTTTGTGCGGCGCTGACATGACCGAGATCAACTGGGCGAGTGATAACCTCGACACAGATCGCGCTATGATCAACATGAGCCATGACCAGACTGTCTTGAGAGTCAGCGAAAGCGTCGCTACAAAGGCCGAGCACGAGAACCAGAAGCGCCTACTCAGACAACGGAAACTGAGTCTCGTTGTCGATCTTGATCAAACTATTATTCATGCTTGTATAGAACCCACGATCGGAGAGTGGAAGAACGATCCGACGAATCCTAATTACGAAGCTGTGAAGGATGTGAGGGACTTCCAGCTCAATGACGACGGTCCTCGCGGATTGACCAGCGGCTGCACATACTATATCAAGCTTCGACCTGGGTTGATGGAATTCTTGGATGAGGTTTCCAAGATGTATGAGTTGCACGTTTACACCATGGGCACACGCGCCTACGCCCTCAACATCGCCAAGATCGTTGACCCCGAACAGAAGCTCTTTGGAAACCGGGTCATCAGTCGTGATGAGAATGGTAGCATCACTTCCAAGAGCTTACAACGTCTGTTCCCCGTCAGTACAGACATGGTAGTTATCATTGACGACCGAGCCGATGTGTGGCCTATGAACCGACCGAACCTTATCAAGGTGGTGCCCTATGATTTCTTCAAGGGCATTGGCGACATCAACTCGAGTTTTCTGCCTAAGCGAACGGATATTCTACCTATACTCAAGTCGAAGCCGGTGGAAAAGGGCGTGAAAATAGCACCAAAAGCCTCACCAATGGATGAAATCGCTCGAATGAGCGGCGGAGACGATGCCGCCAGTCTCAAGGTtcaggaagaagagcaggaAAAGACACTCGAGAAGCAAATCAAGGACCGACCGTTGCTTCATATGCAGGAAGAGCTAGACAAGGAAGACGATCAGCAAGACACGAATGTTGGCGAGAATGATAGCGAATCACCGCCTATCCACCATCGAAACGTTCttgttgacgacgacgaggagcttATCGCTCTCCAAGACCACCTTACAGACTTACACACAGCCTTTTACGAGACATACGACCGGCGACGAGCGGAAAGGCGAGAGAAAGAGGGAACACACCCACCGGCGCATAGCAAGTCAAAGCGCAGGGCATCCGTTGATGATGGCGTTGACTTATCTATGGTCCCGGATGTCGGCGACATTCTTGATGAACTCAAGTCCAATGTCTTGTCCGGTCTCGTGATTGTGCTATCTGGGCTTGTTCCTCTGGGCGTGAGAGTGGAGGAGTCGGAGATTGGTATGCAGGCTCAGAGTTATGGTGCTCAGGTCCTGGATACAGTATCGAAACGAGTCACACATCTTGTCGTTGCCTCATCACGCCCTCGTACCAAGAAGGTACAACAAGCAGCGAAAATCCCCAGCATTAAAATTGTCAACCAAAACTGGCTCACCGACTGCCTAAGTCAATGGAGACGACTCGACGAGCGACCTTATTTTTTAGAGATCATGGACGCTGATAGGGAGAAGGGAGGCGATGATACTACTGAAGTTACATCGGAAGCCgacgaagctgaagatgcgCAGACGGGGCAAGAGCTTAGGGACTTTGACTggggagaagctgaagatgaattGGCCGAATTCctggatgatgaagttggTGACGACGGCGACGTGAGCATTGCCCCCACAGTCACAGAATCAGACGTCGAATCCGTCGACGGTCAGACCTCGAAAGGCATCAAGCGTAAGGCTGATGCCGATGAGTCAGACGACGACGGCTCAAATCTAGGCGAAAGTGtcctggccaagaagcaacGCCTGGCTCGGAACAGGGGCGCCTCTGGTCTCCGATCAATACAAACACCCAACGGCGACGACCAAGACACAGAAGATGGAAGTCTACCCACACCAGTTCCAACAGGCGACGAAGATGTGGTGGATCGGGACAAAGAGCCTCTGGTGAATGTTGATGACGGGGCAGattttgatgaggatgagctggagaGAGAGTTGCTAGCAGAGCTTATGGCGGACTGAGATATGAGAAGCATCAATGGCGAATTGAAGACTTGAAACCTCGGGAATGGAGTCAGGCGCGATATGGAATAGGATAATCTTTACCCTACATTTACATCAGTAAAATGGAGATAGAAGCGTGTACATGACGGAAGGGGAGTTGGTGGGTCTGAGATTTGTACTGGTAAATACGCTATGTAATACCCCGAGGCAAGGGCAATCAAGTCTTACAAGCACGTTGTTGTGTCTAATCTAATTTGATGTTGTTTTGTGAAACATATGTGCCATGTTTGCTCCTTTGTCCTCTGATGGGATGAAGGTTGAAGGTTGAAAACGATTACGCTCCACCCGGAGATCTTGTCGCCAATTTTTGACAGAGGGACAGGGATGGTTAACTATCCCGTACTAACAGATTTTGGTGTAGATCAAGGCTGACCGGGTTAGTGAGAGCTACTGTAGAAACCCGTCTCACATCGGGAATCTATCATGCCGCTTCACTTAGAAAGACACTCGCGGGACAACAAAGTCATGACGTGTAGTGTGTCGCTTTGTAATTAGAACTGCACACGGAGGAATAATGATGAGACATGAAATGTGTATAAGAAGGACGAACCGTCCCTTGCCTGAGTATGGCAGCAACTCTTGTTACATTCGTACAACCACTTGAATTAGCATAACTCCTTCATCTACGACGCTACTTCTTATCTTGATTGTGAAATCACGATCTATAGCAATCATGACATCCTTCAAAGGCTTCAATCCGGAGACCGACATTCCCTCTCTCACCGGaaaagtcatcctcatcactgGCGGTTcgtctcctcctccctcttCACAATCATCTACTAACAATTCATCAGGAACTTCCGGTCTAGGCCGTTCTGCTATCCTCACTCTCGCCTCTCACAATCCATCTCACATCTACTTCACCGGCCGCTCCTCAGCCTCCGCATCGTCTCTCATATCTGCCATATCTCCCGTTCCAGCAACATTCCTCGAATGCGATCTAACATCCATTGCAAGCATGCGCTCCGTAGCGAAGAAGTTCACA encodes:
- a CDS encoding probable YCS4-subunit of condensin protein complex, whose protein sequence is MDTIDFDLNDALKHYMSDPASISTPEADGALFDCENDPEALTLPVVNSVLNPIVDAVADNPDAIMRASHMDSLQFLLKLAPISLHHSPDTPTVGQHSELENPRYTAHLPTHALSKIFDLVMSGLSAEADSVHSDIDSPDEQDSVPHHKKLLEIYGFLLQWTIAAVETKAAEKSSAAPAARGRGKAKKGAAKDKDAAWDSATQLQGALEVMCKVLKLKLSKIFLTTSERDTFIGLLTRPVYMVLESEQRVKTTTIRMHCFKVLCVAVKHHGHGYAAQINIIQNLTYFEHLSEPMAEFLHILAETYDYPQLADEVLREISNKEFNSNDTRGPKSVSSFIAKLSELAPRLVIKQMTMLAKQLDSESYTLRCALIEVCGNMVGYLSKQDERSENHKSQLNAFFDVLEERFLDINPYCRCRTLQVYMRLCDLAQKFPKRRQKAAELACRSLEDKSSNVRRNAIKLLGTLIKTHPFTVMHGAQLSRKEWQARLDMVQEELDALKPPPGVPGFGGDQANTTVDNELLDEATQLGSPQKPTQMTEEEKAAAIKKAQEEAATSEAIEKLTLTRRYYNEALKFIDVIHDATTTICQLLGSRNKSEVIEAMDFFEVGDAYNIEQNKVGIRRMLRLIWTKGNSDEGKGVQTHLIECYRRLFFEAPDSFSPNDSAIYIARNMISLTFGATPAELTSLEQLLATMMKGGMIPEVVINKLWQVYGVQKREISRTQRRGAIIVLGMLATANPEIVVGEMETMLRTGLGLHGHNDLQLAKFTCIALRRINPSGRQSKDSPVKFSRLPNDHAVSVRLAAITEVPSDSKEWYGVAEQAINAIYAISKHPDTLCSDLIRRKARQVFGQSRSPPSSQPSSRPTSRDETKVAPTADQTATQGEKKKRDNAIALSQLLFIVGHVAIKQIVHLELCELDFKRRKQEKEKAAPAKNDKDKEDDADELDLIGGTTEDDFTEAMAHIRERELLYGPNSLLAVFGPLVSEICANNTTYADKGLQAAATLCLAKLMCVSAEYCEANLPLLITIMERSPNATVRSNAVIALGDMAVCFNHLIDENTDFLYRRLADDDASVKRTCLMTLTFLILAGQVKVKGQLGEMAKCLEDEDRRIADLARMFFTELSTKDNAVYNHFVDMFSLLSAGGNMEEESFRRIVKFLLGFVEKDKHAKQLAEKLAARLNRCETERQWNDVAYALGILQHKNEEITKLVSEGYRVIQSSA
- a CDS encoding related to FCP1-TFIIF interacting component of CTD phosphatase → MHDKIVPLGSRLHYPIIVTKLLKKPGDTIKKQESIFEYKFHWKRKVNEETWNDETTYTEFDSPAEGKLKQWRIREGQEIAADSPCLMVEEACGHEVQVQGLCSLCGADMTEINWASDNLDTDRAMINMSHDQTVLRVSESVATKAEHENQKRLLRQRKLSLVVDLDQTIIHACIEPTIGEWKNDPTNPNYEAVKDVRDFQLNDDGPRGLTSGCTYYIKLRPGLMEFLDEVSKMYELHVYTMGTRAYALNIAKIVDPEQKLFGNRVISRDENGSITSKSLQRLFPVSTDMVVIIDDRADVWPMNRPNLIKVVPYDFFKGIGDINSSFLPKRTDILPILKSKPVEKGVKIAPKASPMDEIARMSGGDDAASLKVQEEEQEKTLEKQIKDRPLLHMQEELDKEDDQQDTNVGENDSESPPIHHRNVLVDDDEELIALQDHLTDLHTAFYETYDRRRAERREKEGTHPPAHSKSKRRASVDDGVDLSMVPDVGDILDELKSNVLSGLVIVLSGLVPLGVRVEESEIGMQAQSYGAQVLDTVSKRVTHLVVASSRPRTKKVQQAAKIPSIKIVNQNWLTDCLSQWRRLDERPYFLEIMDADREKGGDDTTEVTSEADEAEDAQTGQELRDFDWGEAEDELAEFLDDEVGDDGDVSIAPTVTESDVESVDGQTSKGIKRKADADESDDDGSNLGESVLAKKQRLARNRGASGLRSIQTPNGDDQDTEDGSLPTPVPTGDEDVVDRDKEPLVNVDDGADFDEDELERELLAELMAD